The Paenibacillus amylolyticus genome contains the following window.
CATAATAGATTATTGCTTCAAATGACATTGAGCTTAATGCCGTTCTTATTTTTAGGTTTAGCGCTTATTGCAATTTTTAAGTGGGGTAAAATAATCCCCTATATCCGTTCATTGTTTCTTCCCAATGAGATGTCTTTTCTTGATGTGACCAAACTCGGTTTCATAGTGGGTGCGATTGTGGCATTTGTTTCTATTGCTCTTATTATAAAAACAAAAACAAAGCTTCCTCAAACGAAAGGTGGAGAATTAATTCTTCATATCATGAAAACTCCAAGTGGTATAGCCGTCAGTTCACTAGGGGGGAGTTTTTTTGAAGAGTTTTTCTTCAGGGGAGTACTAATAGGATTATTTCTAGGTTATAACCATTATGTAGATGGAATGGTGATCTGCTTGAGCACGTTTTTGTTTTGGCTTATACACATACCGCAGTATAAGGGGGTATATTTAGCCTACGGATTAGTATTTATTAATGGATTAATACTTGCTC
Protein-coding sequences here:
- a CDS encoding CPBP family intramembrane glutamic endopeptidase, which codes for MRELSARQHNRLLLQMTLSLMPFLFLGLALIAIFKWGKIIPYIRSLFLPNEMSFLDVTKLGFIVGAIVAFVSIALIIKTKTKLPQTKGGELILHIMKTPSGIAVSSLGGSFFEEFFFRGVLIGLFLGYNHYVDGMVICLSTFLFWLIHIPQYKGVYLAYGLVFINGLILALLFYYTNSLIASMIAHAIYNLGIGIYFIKDSLE